In one window of Nocardioides panacisoli DNA:
- the tsf gene encoding translation elongation factor Ts, whose translation MAFTAADVKKLRELTGAGMMDCKKALEESDGDIDAAVEVLRVKGAAKAAKRGAEREAANGLVATSGGAMVELKCETDFVAKNDDFVAAAQKIAEAAETARAADAEALKSAEVDGKTVAEFVEGLAITIGEKIELGRATYFDGQIVTYLHRRAADLPPAVGVMVQYDGDQEAARGAAMQAAAMRPNFLTRDEVPEDVVAKEREIAEATAREEGKPDQVVGKIAEGRVNAYFKDHVLLEQPSVMENKKTVKQLLDEAGTSLSRFERFEVGA comes from the coding sequence ATGGCATTCACCGCTGCCGACGTGAAGAAGCTCCGTGAGCTCACCGGTGCCGGGATGATGGACTGCAAGAAGGCGCTCGAGGAGTCCGACGGCGACATCGACGCCGCGGTCGAGGTACTTCGCGTCAAGGGTGCCGCCAAGGCAGCCAAGCGCGGCGCCGAGCGGGAGGCCGCCAACGGCCTCGTCGCCACTTCCGGCGGCGCCATGGTCGAGCTCAAGTGCGAGACCGACTTCGTGGCCAAGAACGACGACTTCGTCGCTGCGGCCCAGAAGATCGCCGAGGCGGCCGAGACCGCCCGCGCGGCGGACGCCGAGGCGCTGAAGTCGGCCGAGGTCGACGGCAAGACCGTTGCGGAGTTCGTCGAGGGCCTGGCCATCACCATCGGTGAGAAGATCGAGCTCGGTCGCGCGACCTACTTCGACGGCCAGATCGTCACCTACCTGCACCGCCGTGCGGCGGACCTGCCGCCTGCGGTCGGTGTCATGGTGCAGTACGACGGCGACCAGGAGGCCGCCCGCGGCGCAGCGATGCAGGCCGCCGCGATGCGTCCGAACTTCCTCACCCGTGACGAGGTCCCCGAGGACGTCGTCGCGAAGGAGCGGGAGATCGCCGAGGCGACCGCGCGCGAGGAGGGCAAGCCCGACCAGGTCGTGGGCAAGATCGCCGAGGGGCGCGTCAACGCCTACTTCAAGGATCACGTGCTGCTCGAGCAGCCCTCGGTCATGGAGAACAAGAAGACCGTCAAGCAGCTGCTCGACGAGGCCGGCACGTCGCTGAGCCGGTTCGAGCGGTTCGAGGTGGGTGCCTGA
- the rpsB gene encoding 30S ribosomal protein S2 translates to MAVVTMRQLLESGVHFGHQTRRWNPKMRRFILTDRNGIYIIDLQQSLAYIDRSYAFIKETVAKGGSVLFVGTKKQAQEAIAEQATRVGMPYVNQRWLGGMLTNFATVHQRINRLKELDEIDYDDVAGSGRTKKELLQLKRERDKLQKTLGGIREMGRTPAAMWIVDTNKEHLAVEEARKLRIPIIGILDSNCDPDQVDFPIPGNDDAIRAVGLLTRVVADAVAEGLIERSGGKGEDAGAEEPLAEWERELLEKGDADADKLDAAKPEGAPDPSESQEAKTERAAAEDPLVAKAEDGEIAAEKAAAGTPAAAAGEAEGDESSEQPAGDTADATTEA, encoded by the coding sequence ATGGCAGTCGTGACCATGCGCCAGCTCCTCGAGAGCGGCGTCCACTTCGGGCACCAGACCCGGCGCTGGAACCCCAAGATGCGGCGGTTCATCCTCACCGATCGCAACGGCATCTACATCATCGACCTGCAGCAGTCGCTGGCCTACATCGACCGCAGTTACGCCTTCATCAAGGAGACCGTGGCCAAGGGCGGGTCGGTGCTCTTCGTCGGCACCAAGAAGCAGGCCCAGGAGGCCATCGCCGAGCAGGCGACCCGCGTCGGGATGCCCTACGTCAACCAGCGCTGGCTGGGCGGCATGCTCACGAACTTCGCCACCGTGCACCAGCGGATCAACCGCCTGAAGGAACTCGACGAGATCGACTACGACGACGTCGCGGGTTCGGGTCGGACCAAGAAGGAGCTGCTGCAGCTCAAGCGTGAGCGCGACAAGCTCCAGAAGACCCTCGGCGGTATCCGCGAGATGGGCCGTACCCCGGCCGCGATGTGGATCGTCGACACCAACAAGGAGCACCTCGCCGTCGAGGAGGCCCGCAAGCTGCGGATCCCGATCATCGGCATCCTGGACTCCAACTGCGACCCCGACCAGGTCGACTTCCCGATCCCGGGCAACGACGACGCGATCCGCGCCGTCGGCCTGCTGACGCGCGTCGTCGCCGACGCGGTCGCCGAGGGCCTCATCGAGCGCTCCGGCGGCAAGGGCGAGGACGCCGGGGCCGAGGAGCCGCTGGCCGAGTGGGAGCGCGAGCTGCTCGAGAAGGGTGACGCGGACGCCGACAAGCTCGACGCCGCCAAGCCCGAGGGCGCCCCCGACCCGTCGGAGAGCCAGGAGGCCAAGACCGAGCGGGCCGCCGCCGAGGACCCCCTGGTGGCGAAGGCCGAGGACGGCGAGATCGCCGCCGAGAAGGCCGCCGCTGGCACTCCGGCCGCGGCTGCTGGCGAGGCCGAGGGCGACGAGTCGTCGGAGCAGCCGGCCGGCGACACCGCCGACGCCACCACCGAGGCCTGA